Within the Deinobacterium chartae genome, the region CGACGGAGCCAGAACCCGCCCGAACTGCGCGCCGAAGTCGTGTCCGAACTGCACCGCACTCCAGGCCAGTTCCTCGGCGTCGCGGGCCAGTTCGGCGCACACCACGGTCACGCACAACAGGTCCTGCGCCTCGGGACAACCCGGTGAAGCGACGAAACGCTGACGGTACTCCTCGAGAACCTTCGGTCCGGCCGCCGGATCCCCGTAGGCAAAACGTGCGCCCAGGCGAACGGCGTGGTCCCGGCTGGTCACGCCGTTGCCCAGCAGCCATAACTGCACGTTTACCCGGCGCTGCTCCAGCAACGCCACCAAACGCTCCAACCTCGAGGAGAACTCGTCTCCTGACACGGCAGGCCCGCCCCGACCCCGGGCAATGCCGAGGTCAATCCGGTCTCCGTACAGGGCTCCCAGCGTCTCGAACACCTCGGCAACCTTGTGCGGGTCGTAACGGCCCAGCAGTATTCCGCCCGATCCGACGCGCATGTAGCGGGTGGTTTGGGCCACGGCGGCCACCATGATCTCGGGCGCACTCGAGGCCACTGCGTCGGTACCGTGGTGCTCGGCCAGCCAGTAGCGGGCGTACCCGCAGTCATCCGCAAGCCTGGCCAGGGCCAGCGTTTCCTGAACGGCCTGCGGCCTCGCTCCGCTCCTTGTGCAGGGCATCACGTCCAAGACGCTGAGGCGCAGCTCGCGGCGTTCACTCATAACGACCTCCTTAGCAAGGTGGCACGTAACGGCCGGACTTCCCGGTTCGGCTCGTTACAGCTGTCAGTCTGCGCCGATGGCTGGGACAGTTCGGGGACCAAAGTGTCCCGGATGTGGGACCGAATGGAAACTTTCATTGCGAGCAGGATTTTCACAGACAACGCTGCGCTAACCTGAACCGAGGATTTGTGTGAACTCACAACAGACGGTTGTGCCCAAACCGCGCCCCGCCGAATTGAGCCGCGACCGGCTTCTTCGGCTGTTCGGAGCCTGCGCTGACACCCG harbors:
- a CDS encoding MsnO8 family LLM class oxidoreductase, producing the protein MSERRELRLSVLDVMPCTRSGARPQAVQETLALARLADDCGYARYWLAEHHGTDAVASSAPEIMVAAVAQTTRYMRVGSGGILLGRYDPHKVAEVFETLGALYGDRIDLGIARGRGGPAVSGDEFSSRLERLVALLEQRRVNVQLWLLGNGVTSRDHAVRLGARFAYGDPAAGPKVLEEYRQRFVASPGCPEAQDLLCVTVVCAELARDAEELAWSAVQFGHDFGAQFGRVLAPSLARQVLGYFPEERLGVQYPRLIHGDPAGVRRDLLRLREVFGVRELMVSTVIHDAHLRRTSYALIAEALAPYTLTRLGLRSVGNTHSSFAGGIR